The following DNA comes from Ornithobacterium rhinotracheale DSM 15997.
ATGCTACGAGCATAAAACTCGCGGGGTAGGTAACCGTGAATTTAGCCCTAGAAATTGTAACTTCTCGGTCTTCGAGTGGCTGGCGCATCACTTCTAGAACACTGCGTTGAAATTCGGGTAATTCGTCCAAAAATAAAACGCCATTGTGGGCTAAAGAAATTTCGCCTGGCTGTGGGTAGCTACCACCGCCCACCAAGGCTACATCTGAGGTGGTGTGGTGTGGCGAAGTGAACGGGCGTACAGTCATAAGCGATGAATTTTTCTTTAATTTTCCTGCCACCGAATGAATTTTGGTTGTTTCCAAGGCTTCGCTCAATGTGAGTGGTGGCAAAATCGATGGAATTCGCTTGGCGAGCATAGTTTTTCCACTACCTGGCGGACCGATGAGTAGAATGTTGTGTCCTCCAGCGGCGGCAATTTCCATGGCGCGTTTTACATTTTCCTGCCCTTTGACATCGGCAAAATCAAACGGAAATTGATTGATGGATTTAAAAAATTCTTTTCTGGTGTCAAATTCCACTAAATCTAGCGGAGTGCCTTGGTCAAAAAAGTCGATAACCTCTTTGATATTGCTCACGCCATAAACTTCAAGATTATTAACTACGGCAGCCTCCATGGCATTTTCCTTGGGCAGAATAATGCCTTTAAAGCCTTCTTTTCTCGCTTGAATGGCGATAGGCAAAACACCTTTGATGGGCAAAACATTTCCGTCGAGCGACAATTCGCCCATGATTAAATAATCTTCTATATTTTCTGCTTGTATTTGTTTAGAGGCAGTGAGAATCCCCATGGCAATGGTTAAGTCATAAGCCGATCCTTCTTTTCGTATGTCGGCAGGAGCCATATTGATGATGATTTTTTGTCGAGGGATTTTGTAGCCAATGTTTTGTAGTGCGGCACTTATTCGGTGGCTACTTTCTCGCACGGCACTATCGGGCAGTCCTACAATGAAATAGCCCGTTCCCTTATCCACATTAGTCTCTACCGTAATGGTCGTTGCGTCGATGCCATAGATGGCACTTCCGTAAGTTTTTACAAGCATAAATGTTTAATTCAAATAAAAAATTTTGCCCAAAATACGGAAAAAATAATTAAAATGTGGATTCTTTGGTTTTTAATTACTAAATTGGGAGCGTCTTAGATTTTGAAACTATGAAGGAATGGAGTTTTAAATACGAAATCTTTTCATCTGAAAAAGAGCTTAGTAGCGAAGATAAAATGCTTTTAGCCAAAGCTAAAGAAGCCAAAGATAGAGCTTATGCACCTTATTCTAAATTTCAGGTAGGTTGCTCGCTTTTGCTAGACAATGGAGAGGTTTTTACAGGGAATAATCAAGAGAATGCCGCATATCCCAGCGGATTGTGTGCCGAGCGTGTCGCCATTTTTGCTGCCAAGAGCCAAAATCCTGATGCTGTGGTGAAAAAGATCTTTATCACTACAAGTGCCGAAAATATGAAAGAAGCAATTTCACCTTGTGGCGCTTGTCGACAAGTTTTGGTGGAATATGAGAAAAATCAATTTTCCAAGATTGAAATTTATTTTCAAGGAGCAGAAGCCCAAATAATCAAGCTGTTTAGCGTTTGCGACTTATTGCCATTTACATTTCATTCAGAGATGTTAGGGGAATAGTTTTGTAGTTTTAAACCTAAAAGCGTAAATTTGTGCGATTATATAAACACATTGTAAAAGTTATACATAAATAATATGAAAGAAATAACCAAAGAGACCTACTTAAAGTGGTTCGAGGAAATGACCTTCTGGAGACGTTTTGAAGATAAATGTCGTTCCATGTATTTGAAACAAAAAATTAGAGGCTTTTTGCACTTATATAATGGGCAAGAGGCGATTCCTGCAGGACTTTCGCAGGTGATGGACATGGAAAAAGATAAGATGATTACAGCTTATCGTTGCCATGTTTTGCCAATGGCGATGGGTGTAGATCCTAAAAGAATTATGGCTGAACTCTTTGGAAAAGTAGATGGAACTTCTCATGGTATGGGAGGGTCTATGCACGTGTTTAGCAAAGAGCACAACTTTTTTGGAGGACACGGTATCGTAGGTGGACAAATTGCACTAGGTGCTGGTATTGCTTTCGCAGATAAATATTTTGAAAGAGGAGGAGTTACTTTCTGTTTCATGGGAGACGGCGCTACAAGACAAGGTTCTTTACACGAAACATTCAACATGGCTATGAACTGGAAATTGCCAGTAGTTTTCATTTGTGAAAACAACCAATATGCAATGGGTACTAGTGTTAAGAGAACTGCAAATCACGAAGATATTTATAAATTAGCTGACGGGTACGAAATGCCTTCTCAACCAGTAGATGGTATGGATCCTGTAAAAGTGGCAGAAGCTGCTTACGAAGCTATCGAAAGAGCAAGACGCGGAGACGGACCTACTTTCTTAGATATCAAAACTTACCGATACAGAGGACACTCAATGTCTGATGCTGAGCCTTACAGAACTAAAGAAGAGGTAAATAAATACAAAGAGCAAGATCCAATTTTACTTGTTCAACACAGAATTTTAGAAAACGGATGGGCGACTGAAGAAGAGTTGAACAAAATTACCGACGAGCAAATCAAAAAAGTAGACGAGTGTGTTGATTTTGCAGAAAAATCTCCATTCCCAGAAGTAGAACAAATCTACTCTATGGTTTACGAACAAGAAAATTATCCATTCTTAGATAAAGTAGAAAATCAATAAAACTATGGCTGAAATTATAAAAATGCCAAGATTGAGCGATACCATGGAAGAAGGTAAAGTGGAATCTTGGAACAAAAAAGTAGGAGATAAAGTATCATACGGCGACATCTTAGCCGAAATCGAAACAGATAAAGCGGTTCAAGAATTTGAAACAGATGTAGAAGGTACTCTTTTATACATCGGTGTAGAGGCTGGTCAAGCAGCACCAGTTGATAGTATTTTAGCTATCATCGGTGCAGAAGGCGAAGACATCAGCGGTTTGGTAAGCGGTGGAGGTGCTAGCCAATCAGCACCAGCTCAAGAAGCTGCCGCTCCTGCAGAAGAACCACAAGCGGAAGCTGCACCAGCGGCTGAAGTTCCAGAAAATGTAACTATCGTTTCTATGCCAAGATTGAGCGATACCATGGAAGAAGGTAAAGTAGAATCTTGGAACAAAAAAGTAGGAGATAAAGTATCATACGGCGACATCTTAGCCGAAATCGAAACAGATAAAGCGGTTCAAGAATTTGAAACAGATGTAGAAGGTACTTTATTATATATAGGTGTAGAAGCTGGGCAATCAGCACCAGTTGATAGCATTTTGGCAATCATCGGACCTGAAGGAACAGATGTTTCTGCAATCGTAGCAGGAGGTGGTGCAAAACCAGCTGCTAAAGCGGAAGCTCCAAAGGCTGAAGCACCTAAGCAAGCTGCTCCAGCACAAGAGAAAAAAGAAACTCCAGCGCCTGCTGCTCCAAAAGCACAAGCTACCAACAATTCAGGTAGAGTATTTATTTCTCCATTGGCTAAAAAATTGGCTGATGAAAAAGGATACGATATCAATCAAATTCAAGGTACAGGAGACAACGGAAGAATCATCAAAAAAGATGTTGAAAACTTTACTCCACAAGCTGCTGCGGCTAAGCCAGCTGTTGCTGGTCCAGTTGCATTGGAAGTAGGAGAAGATACTGTAATCCCTAACTCTCAAATGAGAAAAGTGATTGCTAAGCGTCTTTCTGAAAGTAAATTTACAGCACCACACTACTACTTAACCATTGAAGTAGATATGGATAATGTGATGGCGGCTCGTAAGCAAATCAACCAAATTCCAAATACAAAAGTATCTTTCAACGATATCGTATTGAAGGCTACTGCTATGGCTGTGAAAAAACACCCAGTGGTAAATTCAACTTGGAAAGATAACGAAATCGTACAATACGCTGCTGTAAACATCGGTGTTGCAGTTGCTGTTCCAGATGGGCTTGTAGTACCTGTAGTGAAAAATACAGATTTAAAATCATTATCTCAAATTTCTGCTGAGGTAAAAGATTTAGCTACAAGATCAAGAGATAGAAAAATCAAAGCTGATGAGATGGAAGGTTCTACCTTTACAGTTTCTAACCTAGGAGCTTACGGTGTAGAAAGCTTTACATCAATCATCAATCAGCCAAACTCTTGTATCCTTTCTGTAGGTGCGATTGTAGAAAAACCAGTTGTTAAAAACGGACAAATCGTAGTTGGTCACACAATGAAACTTTGTTTAGCTTGCGATCACAGAACTGTGGACGGAGCAACTGGAAGTACTTTCCTACAAACTTTAAAACAATACTTAGAGACTCCAATGTCTATGCTTGTGTAGTTTTAAGTATTAATTATACCCAAAAGAGCAGTGCTTATTGTGCTGCTCTTTTTTTATGATTAAAGAATTTGGAGCTAAAATCAAAATTTTAATTATTTTAGCCAAATGAAAAAACTATTTCAAGTTTTAAAAAAGGTATTTTTATCGATTTTATTATTTTTCGTATTGTATTTTGTTGCAGTACTAATCGGAGGGAATATAAAGTGCAATACTGATCATCATTCAGCCGAGGAAGTAACGATTTATCTGCTCAGCAATGGTGTGCATACAGATTTTGTGGTGCCAATAAAAAATGAAATATATGATTGGCAAACGCTAATTTCTCCAGAGGACACCAAGGGAGGTTATCGTGATTATACCTATGTAGCAATCGGCTGGGGAGACAAAGGTTTTTATATGGAAATCCCAACATGGAGTGATTTAACGCCGAGGATTGCTGCCCGTGCAGCTTTTGGAATAGGCGGAACAGCAATGCATACCACTTATTATAAAAATATAGTGCCAGATGGCAAGGAAACAATCGAAGTTAAAATTAGCAAAGCTGAATATAAAAAATTAGTAGATAAAATTGTAAACTCCTTTCAACTGCAAAATGGCAAATCGATTCAAATAAAAACCGATGCAACTTATGATATAGATGATGCCTTTTATGAAGCCAAAGGAAAATACAGTATTTTTTACACCTGCAACACATGGCTTAATCAAGTGTTGAAAGAGGTGGGGCTACCCTCTTGTTTATGGGCAGTTTTGTCAAATGATATAATGAAAGTTTACCAATAACGATGTTGAAATATTTTAAGAACTTACCAAAAGATAAGCTGATAAAGCAATTCAAAGCGGCATGCATTGCCGAGGGCATTACCTGTATTTTACTATATTTAGTAGCCATGCCCATCAAGTACCAATGGGGTATTTTTTGGCAAATGATTCCTATCGGAATTTTGCATGGGATCATGTTCACTTGGTATTTATTGCTTGTAAACGATGTAAGAAAAGCACTCAATTGGGACGATGAAGACTTTGTTTTTGCCATATTAGCGGCATTTTTTCCCTTTGCAAGTTTTTGGGTTGAAGTGGATTTAGTCAAAAAAAGAATGGAATAAGCCTAAGAATATTTTTTATTTCCAAAAATAAATCTTAGCTTTGCAGTCCGAAATTTTATAAAAATTATATAGAAATGTACGCAATTGTAGAGATAGCCGGGCTTCAATACAAAGTTGAGCAAGACCAGCAGTTGTATGTGAACCGTTTGAAAGGTGAAGCAGGAGAAACAATCGTTTTAGACAAAGTGCTTTTAACTGATAATGGTAGCGTAACTGTAGGCGCCCCAGTTATAGATGGTTTAACCGTTGAGGCAAAAATCGTTGAACACGTAAAAGGAGACAAAGTTGTAATCTTCAAAAAGAAAAGAAGAAAAGGTTACAAAAAGAAAACTGGTTTCCGTGCTTCATTAACTAAAATCGAAATCCTTTCAATCGGAGGAGTAAAAGGTGAAAAACCAGCTAAAAAAGCGAAAGCTACACCTGCTAAATCATCAGCTAAAGTTAAAAAAGATGATTTAACAATCGTAGAAGGAATCGGACCAAAAGTTCAAGAATTATTCAACGAAAACGGAATCAGCACTCTTGAAGAATTGGCTGCTAAGAAACCAGAAGAATTAAAAGCGATCCTTGAACCAAAAGGAGGTATCTACGCTGCTATGGACACAGAAACTTGGCCAAAGCAAGCACAAATGGCTGCCGAAGGTAAAATCGAAGAGCTTAAAGCTTGGCAAGATGAGCTTAAAGGCGGAAAATAAACATAAAACAACTTAATCTAAAAACTAAACTAAAATGGCACACAAGAAAGGAGTTGGTAGTTCTAAGAACGGTCGTGAATCAGAATCTAAACGCCTTGGCGTAAAAATATTTGGTGGACAAAACGCAGTTGCAGGTAACATTATCGTGCGTCAGCGTGGAACTAAACACCACCCAGGTAACAATGTAGGAATCGGAAAAGATCACACATTATTTGCTTTGGTAAATGGTAAAGTAGTTTTCACTAAAAAGAGAGACAATCGTTCATATGTATCGGTTGAGCCGTATGTAGACTAATTACTACTAACTATAAAAAAGTCAATAGCCACTCCGCAAAGAGTGGCTATTTTTGTATCGTTTCATGTAGAAATTAATTATATTTGAAAAAAATTAAATATGAGTACAATTAACTGGGAAAATGTTGAAAAATTTAATTTTACCGATATTACCTACAAAAAATGTAATGGCGTAGCAAGAATTGCGTTTAATCGTCCAGAGGTGAGAAATGCGTTTCGACCTAAAACCACCGCTGAGTTGTTACAAGCTTTTCATGATGCACAGGAGGATACTTCTATAGGGGTAGTTTTATTGAGCTCCGAAGGGCCTTCGTCCAAAGATGGCGTTTACTCTTTCTGTAGTGGAGGCGACCAAAAGGCGAGGGGCAAAGAAGGCTATGTGGGAGACGATGGCTATCATCGTTTAAATATATTAGATGTTCAGCGTTTGATTCGTTTTATGCCAAAAGCAGTGATTTGCGTTGTCAATGGTTGGGCAGTAGGAGGCGGGCATAGTTTGCATGTAGTGTGCGACATGACTTTAGCGAGCAAGGAGCACGCAATTTTCAAACAAACGGATGCCGATGTTACAAGTTTTGACGGAGGGTATGGTTCTGCTTATTTAGCTAAAATGGTGGGGCAGAAGCGTGCTAGGGAAATTTTCTTTTTAGGTAGAAATTATTCGGCGCAAGAAGCTTATGAAATGGGTATGGTCAATGCCGTGGTGCCGCACGACGAGCTAGAAGATACGGCGTATGAATGGGCACAAGAAATTTTGGCTAAATCTCCAATTTCAATCAAAATGTTGAAATTTGCAATGAACCTTACCGATGATGGAATGGTGGGGCAGCAAGTTTTTGCAGGCGAAGCTACTCGCTTGGCGTATATGACAGAGGAGGCAAAAGAAGGTCGCGATGCGTTTCTAGAAAAACGCAAACCAAACTTTGAGAAAAAATGGATTCCATAGGAATTTTAGATTTTTAGATAATTAAAAAACCGTTTCAAAATCATTTTTTTGAAACGGTTTTTCTGTTTTTAAGCTCTTTTGCAATCGATGTGAAGTTTTCGAAGTTTATTGCTAAAGGCTTCATCTTTCAATAGTGTTTCGATGTTTATATGCATTCTGTATTTCCATTTGTGAGGATATACAGATGGGATATTGATTCGCTCATCATCTTCGTTTGGATTGCGCAACTGTTCATCGATTCCTAAAAATTCTTGCAACGGAATCACACAAAGCATTGCAGGAGAATACAAATGCTGATGCAGGATTTCTTCTTGCAACTTAGGCGATAGTTCCTCTGGAGCTTTTCCGCTATGCCCCATCAAATTATTGTAGAAAAATTGTGTGTTTTCCTTATTTTCTCGCCACCATTGTCTCAGCGTGCTTGTGTCGTGAGAAGAAGGCGAAACTACGCACAAATACGGTGCATTTGCAGGGTGCGAAAAACGCTCGCCGTAAATTTTAGGCATACGCTGCACCTCGAGCGATAAAATAGCTAAATCGTTCATTACTTGAGGAACTACGCTTGGCACCATGCCCAAATCTTCGCCACATGTGAGCATTTGGCTTGCTTGTTTTAATGCAGGTAGTTTTTCTAAACCTTTTTCTTTCCAGAAAAATTCCTGTTTGTGGTAGAAATAATCTTCGTGCAATTGGCTCAGAATAATCTGTTGCCCCACGGGTAGGGATTTATAATTTTCGGTGTCAAACAAAGCAAATCTCGGGTGAAATGCCTCGTCATTTTTATCATCTTTTATGAAAAGCACATTTGCTATTAAATCATACAAAAGTGTAGTTTTAGGATTGTCATACCCTAAGGCTTTTTCGATTTTTCTTTGGGTATTAAATTCAGTTTTAAAATTAAAAGTTTCGCCATTTTTCACGAAGAAAGCTTCAATTATATCATCGGTTTCGTCCCCGAAAATTTTAGCTAAAATCTCTTGCGTTATGTATGGTTTATACAACCTCTCGATGGATAAGTCTACTCCTTTTTCTCTTAATTCATTTAGCGTAAATGGAATAGCAGGTTCAAACTTGCCTAAAATTCCTTGCACTTGCTCGGCTGGAATTTCCCAAATTCTGAAAAATCCTAAAATATGATCAATTCGGTAGGCGTCGAAATAAGTTTGCATAAACTGCAACCTTTTTTTCCACCACTCGAAATTAGTTTCTTTAAGTTTTTCCCAGTTATAAGTCGGGAAAGCCCAGTTTTGCCCCGTTACGGCAAAGGCATCGGGCGGAGCTCCCGCTTGCTGATTGGTGTGGAATAATTCAGGGTTTGCCCAAGTTTCTACACTGTTTCGGTAGACGCCAATTGGCAAATCGCCTTTTATGGCAATTCCCATTTGGTGCAATTCTTTCACGGCAAGGCTCAGTTGCTCGTGCAATTGCCACTGAACATAGCAGAATTTCAGCGTTTCGGCGTAAAACTGACTGTCTTTGGTGAAAAATTTATTTAAAGTTGATTTTGAAATCTTTTTATATTTCCCCCATTTATTGCTGTCCACGGTTTTGAAATGGTCTCGCAATGCACAAAACGCCGTATAAGGATAAAGCCACTCTTTGTTTTCAGCGATAAATTCGTTGAAATTCTTATTTTTTTCTAATTTCTTAAAGTGTTTTTGCACATAAGTGGCAATAAAATCATTTTTAAAGGCATTTACTTTTTCATAGGATACGCCAGTTTCTTGATTTAATTTTTCTTTGGCTTTATAGATTTTTTCAAGTTCTGCATGGGTGAGTTTGTAGTTCAGTTTTTCTAAACACAAATACATCGGGTGCAGAGCAAATACCGAAATGGCAGCATAAGGGTAGCAGTCAGACCAATCATGGCTCACGGTGGTGTCGTGGATTGGTAACAGTTGAATCAGAGAGAAACCTGCATTTTTGCACCATTTTCCAAACGGAATTAAATCTAAAAATTCTCCCACGCCTAAATCTTGTTCACTTCTGAGCGAAAAAACAGGAATTGCCACGCCACTACCACGATAGCGTTTGTCGGCAGGTTGTCTAAAATTATTGTCGCTCACGATTACAAAATCTTCATCTGATTGATTCGGCGCTACCCAGCGATTTTCTCCTTCTTCGTAATAGGAAATTTGCTGATTTTCTGTATTGTAAACAGCGTATTTATAAGCGGAATAATTGTTTTCGGCAGATAAATCAACATCTATGCTCCATTTGCCATCGCCTTGAGGATTGAGGAAAATTGCATTTTCTTCTTTCCAAAAACCTAACCCATCGGCATCGCCTAAAATCACCAATCGCTCGTTTGGATCAAAGAGCGGAAAAGTAATCTCAAAGCGGTGTGTATTTTTCTTTAACGCCCGAGTTGTTACTTTCTCATATTCAGGAAAAATATTTTTGAAGAACAAAGTCGAGAGATTAAACTCTGGCATGCTTGGCGTGTTCCAAGAATCATGTAGAATATGATTTTTGCTTTTTAAAACGGGCGAAAAATGACGGATTCCCCATTCTTCGGTTACAGAATTGTCTCGTTTATCTTTTAAAATATAATGATAATCAAATTTTTTGTAAGGAATTTCCAATTCAATTGCCCAAGTATCTTTGCCCACATATTGCATAGGCAAAGCGGTCTCGATGGTGTTTCCCACATTTTTTAGGCTAGTGGAAAGATATAAATCTTGCCCCTCCACCGATTTAAAGTTTAATATAAAGCGTGTTTTCAAAATAAATATTTTGGCACAAGTTAATAAATTTATACTAAATGGAATTATAATTTTTTTGAGCGATTACAATTTGTTACTTTTGTGCAGATTTTTGAAGACTAATATGGCAAAACAAAATAACACAACCCAAACACCTAGATTCTCTATTTTTAAAATGATTGTAGGGCTTCTTTCGCTCTTTTTGGGCTTCACCCTTTTGATCTCATTTGTTTCCTATTTAATGAATTGGAAATCAGATCAAAGTCAGGTAGGGATTTGGAAAGATCCAAGCGTGGAAGTGAACAATTTATTAGGAAAAATGGGTGCTTGGCTTGGGGAAACTTTCATCTACGAAAAATTAGGTTTTGCAGCATTATTTATTCCTGTTTGGTTAATCATTTTGGGAATGATAATTATCTTTAAAATTCAGAAAATTAAATTTTTACGCTTAACGCTAAATTTCTTATTTTTCTGTATTTGGCTGCCACCATTTCTTAATTTAATCTTTGTAAACGACAATATTTGGGGTGGAAGAATGGGGCTTGAAATTGCCGATTATTTAAAAAACATCATCGGAATCATCGGTTTTGTTTTGGTTTTATTTTTCACCTTTTTGCTTTATGCCATCATCGAATGGAAAATCACGCCAGACAAAGTGCGTTCTGCCATGCCAAAAATGCCTGAGCGTGCACTAAAAGAAGAAGCAGAATCGGTAGAAAATGACTTGAACGAGGCTCCCGTGGAAGAAAAAGTGCCTGAAGTTGAAAAGCCAAAAAATACCATAAAAAACGATTTTGCAGAAAAACTGCCTACTCAAAATACTTTTAAAAGTGATGAGGAAGAAGTGGAATTTGTAATTAAACAAAAGCCAGAATCTGTGCCTTCAGCACCGTCGTTCCAAGTGGAGCAACCGCAAGAGCCGAGCATGGAAGATGCAGAAAATGATTTTGAGCCAGAAATCAAAGAAATCATTATAGAAGATGATGACGAAGATGAATTTGAATTATTTGCTACGCCAAGCACTCCAGCATCTGCCACGCCCGTGTCTGATGTGAAAATGCAGGTGGAAAGTGCACCAGAAGAGGAAGAGCTAGAGCCCGAAGAAATTAGCCAAAACTTGGTGCAGCAATATGGCGAATACGATCAGCGTTTGGATTTGTCTAATTACAAATACCCTACCATTGATTTGCTCATAGATTATAATCAAGGCAAAAAACGCTCAATCGACCAAAGTGAATTGGAGGCAAACAAAGACCGAATTGTTGAAACTTTAAGCAATTATAAAATCAATATAGCATCGATTAAAGCGACGGTAGGGCCCACGGTGACTTTGTACGAAATCGTGCCAGAAGCGGGTGTGAGAATTTCTAAAATTAAAAACTTAGAAGATGATATTGCGCTAAGTTTAAGTGCATTAGGGATTAGGATTATTGCGCCAATTCCAGGGCGTGGAACCATAGGTATCGAGGTGCCAAATAATAATCCTACCATGGTGTCGATGCGATCTGTAATTGCTTCACAAAAATTTCAAACAGCAGAAATGGAATTGCCAATCGCCTTTGGAAAGACAATTTCAAATGAAACTTTTGTGGCAGATTTAGCTAAAATGCCTCACTTATTGATGGCGGGGGCAACGGGACAAGGTAAGTCTGTGGGAATCAATGCAATTATTTCTTCGCTTTTATACAAGAAACATCCATCTGAATTAAAATTTGTGATGGTGGACCCCAAAAAAGTGGAATTAGCCCTTTATAATAAAATAGAAAGACATTTCTTGGCTAAATTACCAGGAAGTGAGGACGCAATTATTACGGATAATCAAAAAGTTATCAATACTTTAAACTCGCTTTGTATCGAGATGGACGACCGCTACGATTTGTTGAAAAATGCGGGCGTAAGAAACATTAAGGAATACAATGCTAAATTCAAGAAAAGAAGATTAAACCCAAATGATGGGCATCGCTATTTGCCTTATATTGTTCTAGTGGTAGATGAATTTGCCGATTTGATTATGACGGCAGGGAAAGAAATCGAGGCTCCAATCGCTCGTTTGGCTCAGTTGGCTCGTGCTGTGGGCATTCACTTGATAATTGCTACTCAGCGTCCTTCGGTGAATGTAATTACGGGGATGATTAAAGCTAACTTCCCGTCTCGTGCAGCGTTTAGAGTAACTTCAAAAATCGATTCTAGAACTATTTTGGACAGCGGAGGAGCCGAGCAATTAATTGGAAAAGGAGATATGCTCTATACACAAGGAAATGACTTGGTGCGTTTGCAATGTGCTTTTGTCGATACGCCTGAGGTGGAGAGCATTGCGGAATACATCGGCGGACAAAAAGGATATCCAGATGCGTTTTTGTTGCCAGAGTATGAGGGCGAAACAAGCGATTCGAGTTTGGATTTAGACCCAAGTGAGCGAGATGCGTTGTTTGAAGAGGCGGCGCGTATTGTGGTAAACTCTCAGCAAGGTTCTGCCTCTATGTTGCAGCGTAAACTTAAAATTGGATATAACCGAGCTGGGCGCATCATTGATCAGCTAGAGGCAAACAATATTGTGGGGCCTTTTGAGGGGAGCAAAGCCCGTGAGGTGTTAATCGCAGATGAATATACTTTGGAACAATTATTGAAAAATGATTGATTGTATTTATTAAAAACGAAAACAGATGAAAAAGTTATTTTATACCACATGTTTAGCCTTATTTAGCATTGCAACTTTTGCTCAGAGTGCACAGCAGATTTTGGACAATGTGATCGAGCACTACAAAAAGCAGAAGAGTTTTTACATAAAATTCCAAAGCCAATTGGTGAATAATGATTCCAAAACAAAAGATGCCTATGCCGGAGAAGTGTATGTGAAGGGAGATAAATACAACCTCACGGTGCCAAAAATGGATATTCGCCAGATTTATGATGGTAAAAAACTTTATACCATCTCTAGCGAAAACCAAGAAGTAACGGTGAGCAAACCAGAGAAGGGGAGCGATGAGCTTTTTACCCCAACTCGTGTTTTTGACATTTACAAAGATGGCTATACTTTAAGTTTGGATAAAAAACAAGGAAATGTTCAATACATAAAATTGGTTCCGACTAAAAAATCTGAGCTTAAATATATCATCGTAGGAGTAGATACCAAGAAAAATCAATTGGTGAGCCTGTCTCAAACCAATCATAAAAATACCACAACCACATTTACTGTTCAGAAACAGGTAGACGATATCATTATTCCAAGTGCTCTTTTAAATTTTAGTAAAAAATTCTATAAAGATTACTACATTTCAGAGATTTAAAATTATATGATTAAAAAGCTAGACTGGTACGGAATCCGCACTTTTTTTGGACCATTTATATTTATATTCAGCGTGCTGTTTTTTATATTCATGGTTCAATTTGCTTGGCAAGAGATGGATATGTTTGCGGGCAAAGGCTTAGATATAGGAACAATATTTAAACTACTTTTTTATTTAGGGCTCACCGTAATTCAGTTTGTATTGCCACTTACGGTGTTGCTTTCAGCTATTATGACTTATGGAGGCTTTGGTGAGCGATATGAGCTTGCCGCAATGAAGTCTTCTG
Coding sequences within:
- a CDS encoding pyruvate dehydrogenase complex dihydrolipoamide acetyltransferase; translation: MAEIIKMPRLSDTMEEGKVESWNKKVGDKVSYGDILAEIETDKAVQEFETDVEGTLLYIGVEAGQAAPVDSILAIIGAEGEDISGLVSGGGASQSAPAQEAAAPAEEPQAEAAPAAEVPENVTIVSMPRLSDTMEEGKVESWNKKVGDKVSYGDILAEIETDKAVQEFETDVEGTLLYIGVEAGQSAPVDSILAIIGPEGTDVSAIVAGGGAKPAAKAEAPKAEAPKQAAPAQEKKETPAPAAPKAQATNNSGRVFISPLAKKLADEKGYDINQIQGTGDNGRIIKKDVENFTPQAAAAKPAVAGPVALEVGEDTVIPNSQMRKVIAKRLSESKFTAPHYYLTIEVDMDNVMAARKQINQIPNTKVSFNDIVLKATAMAVKKHPVVNSTWKDNEIVQYAAVNIGVAVAVPDGLVVPVVKNTDLKSLSQISAEVKDLATRSRDRKIKADEMEGSTFTVSNLGAYGVESFTSIINQPNSCILSVGAIVEKPVVKNGQIVVGHTMKLCLACDHRTVDGATGSTFLQTLKQYLETPMSMLV
- a CDS encoding TIGR02117 family protein; the encoded protein is MKKLFQVLKKVFLSILLFFVLYFVAVLIGGNIKCNTDHHSAEEVTIYLLSNGVHTDFVVPIKNEIYDWQTLISPEDTKGGYRDYTYVAIGWGDKGFYMEIPTWSDLTPRIAARAAFGIGGTAMHTTYYKNIVPDGKETIEVKISKAEYKKLVDKIVNSFQLQNGKSIQIKTDATYDIDDAFYEAKGKYSIFYTCNTWLNQVLKEVGLPSCLWAVLSNDIMKVYQ
- the pdhA gene encoding pyruvate dehydrogenase (acetyl-transferring) E1 component subunit alpha, which produces MKEITKETYLKWFEEMTFWRRFEDKCRSMYLKQKIRGFLHLYNGQEAIPAGLSQVMDMEKDKMITAYRCHVLPMAMGVDPKRIMAELFGKVDGTSHGMGGSMHVFSKEHNFFGGHGIVGGQIALGAGIAFADKYFERGGVTFCFMGDGATRQGSLHETFNMAMNWKLPVVFICENNQYAMGTSVKRTANHEDIYKLADGYEMPSQPVDGMDPVKVAEAAYEAIERARRGDGPTFLDIKTYRYRGHSMSDAEPYRTKEEVNKYKEQDPILLVQHRILENGWATEEELNKITDEQIKKVDECVDFAEKSPFPEVEQIYSMVYEQENYPFLDKVENQ
- a CDS encoding YifB family Mg chelatase-like AAA ATPase, whose protein sequence is MLVKTYGSAIYGIDATTITVETNVDKGTGYFIVGLPDSAVRESSHRISAALQNIGYKIPRQKIIINMAPADIRKEGSAYDLTIAMGILTASKQIQAENIEDYLIMGELSLDGNVLPIKGVLPIAIQARKEGFKGIILPKENAMEAAVVNNLEVYGVSNIKEVIDFFDQGTPLDLVEFDTRKEFFKSINQFPFDFADVKGQENVKRAMEIAAAGGHNILLIGPPGSGKTMLAKRIPSILPPLTLSEALETTKIHSVAGKLKKNSSLMTVRPFTSPHHTTSDVALVGGGSYPQPGEISLAHNGVLFLDELPEFQRSVLEVMRQPLEDREVTISRAKFTVTYPASFMLVASMNPSPSGFFPDDPQNTSTPAEMQRYMNKISGPLLDRIDLHIEVVPVPFEKLSAERNGETSEQIRNRVIAAREIQENRYKDTEHVHYNAQMGPKQLDEFCVLDDASYTLLKNAMDKLNLSARAYDRILRVARTIADLDKAENISSAHLAEAIQYRSLDRVGYF
- the cdd gene encoding cytidine deaminase produces the protein MKEWSFKYEIFSSEKELSSEDKMLLAKAKEAKDRAYAPYSKFQVGCSLLLDNGEVFTGNNQENAAYPSGLCAERVAIFAAKSQNPDAVVKKIFITTSAENMKEAISPCGACRQVLVEYEKNQFSKIEIYFQGAEAQIIKLFSVCDLLPFTFHSEMLGE
- a CDS encoding DUF3817 domain-containing protein, producing MLKYFKNLPKDKLIKQFKAACIAEGITCILLYLVAMPIKYQWGIFWQMIPIGILHGIMFTWYLLLVNDVRKALNWDDEDFVFAILAAFFPFASFWVEVDLVKKRME